From Brienomyrus brachyistius isolate T26 chromosome 21, BBRACH_0.4, whole genome shotgun sequence, the proteins below share one genomic window:
- the LOC125716305 gene encoding carbohydrate sulfotransferase 2-like, which produces MKNKQYHLKLTAPWEKDASFGRKLKTYRNHTKIIAHPGIVMKVLRRKRIVLFMAYFLLLVLTMLNLANYKWTKEPQQCNHQMRSATYQGRSDIRFLYRPPLAKKRQLVYVLTTWRSGSSFFGELFNQNPEVFFLYEPMWHIWQKLYPGDAVSLQGAARDMLSSLYRCDLSVFQLYNTPGNKNITSLGLFGATLNKVICSYPLCSAYRKDVVGMVDDKVCKKCPPQSLRLLEEECLKYNTVVIKGVRILDVNVLAPLMEDPSLDLKVIHLVRDPRAVANSRIKSRHGLIRENLQVVRSRDPKLRRIPFVDPNHKVNKKDGSDYHSIGAMEVICDRTSKTLRTALNPPSWIKGKYMAVRYEDLVENPIKTLRNVYRFVNLSANHDIESFALNMTSGTSSSSKPFIVSSRNATQAASAWRTALSFQQMKQVEDYCQHSMNVLGYERVRTAGEAKDLGKSLLTAPKL; this is translated from the coding sequence atgaaaaacaaacagtATCATCTTAAGTTGACGGCACCCTGGGAAAAGGATGCGAGTTTTGGGCGAAAGCTCAAAACGTACAGGAACCATACCAAAATAATCGCCCATCCAGGAATCGTGATGAAAGTGTTGCGCAGGAAGCGGATCGTCTTATTTATGGCGTATTTCTTGCTCCTAGTTCTGACCATGCTGAATCTAGCTAACTACAAATGGACTAAGGAACCGCAGCAATGCAATCACCAAATGAGAAGTGCGACTTATCAGGGCAGGTCGGACATACGCTTTCTTTATAGACCGCCCCTGGCTAAGAAGAGGCAGCTCGTCTATGTCCTGACAACTTGGAGGTCCGGATCCTCGTTTTTCGGGGAATTGTTTAACCAAAATCCGGAGGTTTTCTTTTTGTATGAACCCATGTGGCACATCTGGCAGAAGCTGTATCCAGGGGATGCAGTATCTCTCCAAGGAGCAGCCAGAGACATGCTGAGCTCCTTGTACCGGTGtgatctttcagtttttcaacTGTACAACACACCGGGAAACAAGAACATTACTTCTCTGGGGCTTTTCGGCGCTACACTTAACAAGGTGATCTGCTCCTATCCCCTCTGCTCAGCTTACAGGAAAGATGTGGTGGGCATGGTGGACGATAAGGTGTGCAAGAAGTGTCCTCCGCAGAGCTTACGGCTTCTGGAAGAGGAGTGCCTCAAGTATAACACCGTGGTGATAAAAGGGGTACGCATCCTGGACGTCAATGTTTTAGCCCCTTTGATGGAGGACCCCTCCTTGGATCTGAAGGTGATCCACTTGGTGAGAGACCCCAGGGCAGTAGCTAACTCCAGGATCAAATCGCGGCATGGGCTGATACGTGAAAATTTGCAAGTGGTTAGAAGCAGGGATCCTAAACTTCGCCGAATCCCTTTTGTGGACCCCAACCACAAGGTAAACAAAAAAGACGGGTCAGACTACCACTCCATCGGGGCCATGGAGGTGATTTGCGACCGGACCTCCAAGACACTAAGAACGGCCTTAAATCCTCCGAGCTGGATCAAGGGGAAGTACATGGCAGTGCGTTACGAGGATCTGGTGGAGAATCCCATCAAAACGCTAAGAAACGTGTACCGGTTCGTGAACCTGTCGGCAAACCACGACATCGAGTCCTTCGCCCTGAACATGACGAGCGGCACCAGCTCGTCCTCGAAGCCTTTCATTGTCTCGTCCAGAAATGCGACGCAGGCAGCCAGTGCGTGGAGAACTGCGCTGAGTTTCCAGCAGATGAAACAGGTGGAGGACTACTGTCAGCACTCCATGAATGTCCTGGGTTATGAACGTGTGAGGACGGCCGGCGAAGCCAAGGACCTCGGCAAATCCCTGTTGACAGCCCCTAAACTGTGA